A region from the Equus asinus isolate D_3611 breed Donkey chromosome 3, EquAss-T2T_v2, whole genome shotgun sequence genome encodes:
- the TLR6 gene encoding toll-like receptor 6 isoform X3, which produces MLKNLDAYQDALKNSNNPLRDYRLNIMTKDNKCVVRIFNFVYIVTLIVGTIIQFSDESKFAVDMSKIGLTHVLKDLPPETKVLDMSQNCISELHLSDVSFLSGLKVLRLSRNSIRYLDFSIFKFNPDLEYLDLSHNQLQKISCHPIMSLKHLDLSFNDFEVLPICKEFGNLTQLDFLGLSATRFQQLDLLPIAHLHLSCILLDLEGYYVKENQTESLQIPNTKTLQLVFHPYNLFSVQVNISLNSLGCLQLTNIKLNDDNCQVLIKFLSDPIRQPTLLNITLNHVETTWKCLVRVFQFLWPKPVESLHICNLTIVKSIGKEDFTYSKTALKALKIEHITNRVYIFSQQVLYTVFSEMNIMMLTISDTPFIHMVCPQAPSTFKFLNFTQNVFTDSIFQNCSTLVRLETLILQKNELKDLFKVGLMTKNMPSLEILDVSWNSLEYHGPDGNCPWVESLVVLNLSSNILTDSVFRCLPPRVKVLDLHNNRIRSIPKDITSLEALQVLNVAFNSLADLPGCGAFNGLSILIIDYNLISDPSADFFQSCQKIRSIKAGNNPFQCTCELREFIQSIGQVSGDVVEGWPDSYKCEYPESYKGTPLKDFHLSQLSCNTALLVVTIVVPVLVLAVTVSILCIYLDLPWYLRMVCQWTQTRRRARHIPLEELQRTLQFHAFISYSERDSAWVKNELVPCLEKEDIRICLHERNFVPGKSIVENIINCIEKSYKSIFVLSPNFVQSEWCHYELYFAHHNLFHEGSDNLILILLEPIPQNNIPSKYHKLRALMTQRTYLEWPKEKSKRGLFWANIRAAFNMKVALVIENNDVKT; this is translated from the exons atgctgAAG AATTTGGACGCGTATCAAGATGCTCTGAAGAACAGCAACAACCCTTTGAGGGACTACCGCTTGAACATCATGACCAAAGACAACAAATGTGTTGTTAgaatctttaattttgtttacatCGTGACCTTAATAGTTGGAACCATAATCCAATTCTCTGATGAAAGTAAATTTGCAGTAGACATGTCAAAAATAGGCCTTACTCATGTTCTGAAAGACTTGCCACCAGAAACCAAGGTCTTAGACATGTCTCAAAACTGCATATCTGAGCTTCACCTCTCCGACGTGAGCTTTCTCTCAGGGTTGAAAGTCTTGAGACTTTCCCGTAATAGCATCCGGTACCTTGATTTTAGTATTTTCAAGTTCAACCCGGATTTAGAATATTTGGATTTATCTCACAATCAGTTGCAGAAGATTTCCTGCCATCCTATCATGAGTCTCAAGCATTTAGATCTCTCATTCAATGACTTTGAAGTCCTGCCCATTTGTAAGGAATTTGGCAACTTGACTCAACTGGATTTCTTGGGATTAAGTGCTACAAGGTTTCAGCAATTAGATCTGCTACCAATTGCTCACTTGCATCTAAGTTGCATCCTTCTTGATTTAGAAGGTTATTATGTGAAAGAAAACCAGACAGAAAGTCTTCAAATTCCAAATACAAAAACACTTCAGCTTGTTTTCCACCCATATAATTTATTCTCTGTCCAAGTGAACATATCACTTAATAGTTTAGGGTGCTTACAACTGACTAATATTAAATTGAATGATGACAACTGTCaagttttgattaaatttttgTCAGACCCCATTAGACAGCCAACCCTACTGAATATTACCCTCAACCATGTGGAAACAACATGGAAATGCTTGGTTAGagtttttcaattcctttggccCAAACCTGTAGAATCTCTCCATATTTGCAATTTAACAATAGTTAAAAGCATTGGTAAAGAAGATTTTACCTATTCTAAAACGGCATTGAAAGCATTGAAAATAGAACATATTACAAACAgagtttatattttttcacagcaAGTGTTGTACACAGTGTTTTCTGAGATGAACATTATGATGTTAACCATATCAGATACACCTTTTATACATATGGTTTGTCCTCAGGCACCGAGCACATTTAAGTTTTTGAACTTTACCCAGAATGTTTTCACAGATAGTATTTTTCAAAACTGTTCCACTTTAGTTAGATTGGAGACACTTATCTTACAAAAGAACGAATTAAAAGATCTTTTCAAAGTAGGCCTCATGACTAAGAATATGCCATCTTTGGAAATACTGGATGTTAGCTGGAATTCTCTGGAATATCATGGACCTGATGGAAATTGCCCTTGGGTTGAGAGTCTAGTGGTGTTAAATTTGTCTTCAAATATACTTACTGACTCTGTTTTCAGATGTTTACCTCCCAGGGTCAAGGTACTTGATCTTCACAATAACAGAATAAGGAGCATCCCTAAAGATATCACCAGCCTGGAAGCCCTGCAAGTACTCAAtgttgctttcaattctttagcCGACCTTCCTGGATGTGGTGCCTTTAACGGCCTTTCTATACTGATCATTGACTATAATTTAATTTCCGACCCATCAGCCGATTTCTTCCAAAGTTGCCAGAAGATTAGGTCAATAAAAGCAGGGAACAATCCATTCCAGTGTACGTGTGAGCTAAGAGAATTTATCCAAAGTATAGGCCAAGTATCAGGTGATGTGGTAGAGGGTTGGCCTGATTCTTATAAGTGTGAGTATCCAGAAAGCTATAAGGGAACCCCACTAAAGGACTTTCATCTGTCTCAATTATCCTGCAACACAGCTCTGCTTGTTGTCACCATTGTGGTCCCTGTGCTGGTGTTGGCTGTTACTGTGAGCATCCTCTGTATCTACCTGGATCTGCCCTGGTATCTCAGGATGGTGTGTCAGTGGACGCAGACCCGGCGCAGGGCTAGGCACATACCCTTAGAAGAACTCCAAAGAACTCTCCAGTTCCATGCTTTTATTTCATACAGTGAACGTGATTCTGCCTGGGTGAAGAATGAACTAGTACCTTGCTTGgaaaaagaagatatacggatttGTCTCCATGAGAGAAACTTTGTTCCTGGCAAGAGCATTGTGGAAAATATCATAAACTGCATTGAGAAAAGTTACAAGTCCATCTTTGTTTTGTCTCCCAATTTTGTTCAGAGTGAGTGGTGCCATTATGAACTCTACTTTGCCCACCACAATCTCTTTCATGAAGGATCTGATAACTTAATCCTGATCTTGCTGGAACCCATTCCACAGAACAACATTCCCAGCAAGTATCACAAGCTCAGGGCTCTCATGACACAGAGGACTTATTTGGAATGGCCCAAGGAGAAGAGCAAACGTGGACTTTTTTGGGCTAACATTAGAGCTGCTTTTAATATGAAAGTAGCACTAGTCATTGAAAACAATGatgtaaaaacttaa
- the TLR6 gene encoding toll-like receptor 6 isoform X2 — protein MAQNFLRFCFKLKPRICILPSTYFSVLLEVTFSSSEKEILNLDAYQDALKNSNNPLRDYRLNIMTKDNKCVVRIFNFVYIVTLIVGTIIQFSDESKFAVDMSKIGLTHVLKDLPPETKVLDMSQNCISELHLSDVSFLSGLKVLRLSRNSIRYLDFSIFKFNPDLEYLDLSHNQLQKISCHPIMSLKHLDLSFNDFEVLPICKEFGNLTQLDFLGLSATRFQQLDLLPIAHLHLSCILLDLEGYYVKENQTESLQIPNTKTLQLVFHPYNLFSVQVNISLNSLGCLQLTNIKLNDDNCQVLIKFLSDPIRQPTLLNITLNHVETTWKCLVRVFQFLWPKPVESLHICNLTIVKSIGKEDFTYSKTALKALKIEHITNRVYIFSQQVLYTVFSEMNIMMLTISDTPFIHMVCPQAPSTFKFLNFTQNVFTDSIFQNCSTLVRLETLILQKNELKDLFKVGLMTKNMPSLEILDVSWNSLEYHGPDGNCPWVESLVVLNLSSNILTDSVFRCLPPRVKVLDLHNNRIRSIPKDITSLEALQVLNVAFNSLADLPGCGAFNGLSILIIDYNLISDPSADFFQSCQKIRSIKAGNNPFQCTCELREFIQSIGQVSGDVVEGWPDSYKCEYPESYKGTPLKDFHLSQLSCNTALLVVTIVVPVLVLAVTVSILCIYLDLPWYLRMVCQWTQTRRRARHIPLEELQRTLQFHAFISYSERDSAWVKNELVPCLEKEDIRICLHERNFVPGKSIVENIINCIEKSYKSIFVLSPNFVQSEWCHYELYFAHHNLFHEGSDNLILILLEPIPQNNIPSKYHKLRALMTQRTYLEWPKEKSKRGLFWANIRAAFNMKVALVIENNDVKT, from the exons ATGGCACAAAACTTTCTAAGGTTTTGCTTTAAATTGAAACCAAGGATTTGCATTTTGCCAAGCACTTATTTTTCCGTGCTTTTAGAAGttactttctcttcttctgagaAAGAAATCTTG AATTTGGACGCGTATCAAGATGCTCTGAAGAACAGCAACAACCCTTTGAGGGACTACCGCTTGAACATCATGACCAAAGACAACAAATGTGTTGTTAgaatctttaattttgtttacatCGTGACCTTAATAGTTGGAACCATAATCCAATTCTCTGATGAAAGTAAATTTGCAGTAGACATGTCAAAAATAGGCCTTACTCATGTTCTGAAAGACTTGCCACCAGAAACCAAGGTCTTAGACATGTCTCAAAACTGCATATCTGAGCTTCACCTCTCCGACGTGAGCTTTCTCTCAGGGTTGAAAGTCTTGAGACTTTCCCGTAATAGCATCCGGTACCTTGATTTTAGTATTTTCAAGTTCAACCCGGATTTAGAATATTTGGATTTATCTCACAATCAGTTGCAGAAGATTTCCTGCCATCCTATCATGAGTCTCAAGCATTTAGATCTCTCATTCAATGACTTTGAAGTCCTGCCCATTTGTAAGGAATTTGGCAACTTGACTCAACTGGATTTCTTGGGATTAAGTGCTACAAGGTTTCAGCAATTAGATCTGCTACCAATTGCTCACTTGCATCTAAGTTGCATCCTTCTTGATTTAGAAGGTTATTATGTGAAAGAAAACCAGACAGAAAGTCTTCAAATTCCAAATACAAAAACACTTCAGCTTGTTTTCCACCCATATAATTTATTCTCTGTCCAAGTGAACATATCACTTAATAGTTTAGGGTGCTTACAACTGACTAATATTAAATTGAATGATGACAACTGTCaagttttgattaaatttttgTCAGACCCCATTAGACAGCCAACCCTACTGAATATTACCCTCAACCATGTGGAAACAACATGGAAATGCTTGGTTAGagtttttcaattcctttggccCAAACCTGTAGAATCTCTCCATATTTGCAATTTAACAATAGTTAAAAGCATTGGTAAAGAAGATTTTACCTATTCTAAAACGGCATTGAAAGCATTGAAAATAGAACATATTACAAACAgagtttatattttttcacagcaAGTGTTGTACACAGTGTTTTCTGAGATGAACATTATGATGTTAACCATATCAGATACACCTTTTATACATATGGTTTGTCCTCAGGCACCGAGCACATTTAAGTTTTTGAACTTTACCCAGAATGTTTTCACAGATAGTATTTTTCAAAACTGTTCCACTTTAGTTAGATTGGAGACACTTATCTTACAAAAGAACGAATTAAAAGATCTTTTCAAAGTAGGCCTCATGACTAAGAATATGCCATCTTTGGAAATACTGGATGTTAGCTGGAATTCTCTGGAATATCATGGACCTGATGGAAATTGCCCTTGGGTTGAGAGTCTAGTGGTGTTAAATTTGTCTTCAAATATACTTACTGACTCTGTTTTCAGATGTTTACCTCCCAGGGTCAAGGTACTTGATCTTCACAATAACAGAATAAGGAGCATCCCTAAAGATATCACCAGCCTGGAAGCCCTGCAAGTACTCAAtgttgctttcaattctttagcCGACCTTCCTGGATGTGGTGCCTTTAACGGCCTTTCTATACTGATCATTGACTATAATTTAATTTCCGACCCATCAGCCGATTTCTTCCAAAGTTGCCAGAAGATTAGGTCAATAAAAGCAGGGAACAATCCATTCCAGTGTACGTGTGAGCTAAGAGAATTTATCCAAAGTATAGGCCAAGTATCAGGTGATGTGGTAGAGGGTTGGCCTGATTCTTATAAGTGTGAGTATCCAGAAAGCTATAAGGGAACCCCACTAAAGGACTTTCATCTGTCTCAATTATCCTGCAACACAGCTCTGCTTGTTGTCACCATTGTGGTCCCTGTGCTGGTGTTGGCTGTTACTGTGAGCATCCTCTGTATCTACCTGGATCTGCCCTGGTATCTCAGGATGGTGTGTCAGTGGACGCAGACCCGGCGCAGGGCTAGGCACATACCCTTAGAAGAACTCCAAAGAACTCTCCAGTTCCATGCTTTTATTTCATACAGTGAACGTGATTCTGCCTGGGTGAAGAATGAACTAGTACCTTGCTTGgaaaaagaagatatacggatttGTCTCCATGAGAGAAACTTTGTTCCTGGCAAGAGCATTGTGGAAAATATCATAAACTGCATTGAGAAAAGTTACAAGTCCATCTTTGTTTTGTCTCCCAATTTTGTTCAGAGTGAGTGGTGCCATTATGAACTCTACTTTGCCCACCACAATCTCTTTCATGAAGGATCTGATAACTTAATCCTGATCTTGCTGGAACCCATTCCACAGAACAACATTCCCAGCAAGTATCACAAGCTCAGGGCTCTCATGACACAGAGGACTTATTTGGAATGGCCCAAGGAGAAGAGCAAACGTGGACTTTTTTGGGCTAACATTAGAGCTGCTTTTAATATGAAAGTAGCACTAGTCATTGAAAACAATGatgtaaaaacttaa